Proteins from a single region of Methanoculleus horonobensis:
- the nrdD gene encoding anaerobic ribonucleoside-triphosphate reductase — protein MLGLQSLSGPLIREIVNMTLLERGLVPYRNVCTRVGTPVFDAHLIDVGRGFEAHDNANLQENAETSHKKKADKISKEQYLLQLPPDLADHHLRGDLHIHDLEYFGTRPFCIDGSTVVPLRMENRVRSILLAELPIDGDAWLPEDLSALTPGGWRRVAKVTRRRVNPGEMLRIRTSGGRSLLVTGEHRIPMRTGEGMTIRRADEVRPGDALYRISRTSTVRGETIGAVDLVRELPASVPADLLENVYVRGAEGIFSHVVQSGQAASYADISRELGIEHQKQWYTRGIMPVALFAAFSRRYGIEDYAGITVGVAGSEHELPALLALTPDLVRLLGFFVSEGNYNAAPAVGQYNLAITENHQAPAIQAAACAALNTYATIAGGAPDTTTIYGVEVERNRALQVYFGGKAAYLLFRYVFGIPEGAAGKRLPWIVYHLDDVLLHEFLSALFTGDGSAYYRPEKSDCIVNYTTASPALRQELSLLLTSLGMTPHIVELYGEEERRTLYRLQLNGRRNVETFARYATFLDSRQDHIGRFLSAVKEGRNAEREETVVEVSATEPTGEYVYDLFLDGDGSEESHTFYASDGLLIHNCQDWDLRYFLYYGLMPDGNGTKASVAGPAKRVEVAVLHAVKALGSAQTNFAGGQGYYNFLTFMAPFFEGMDYEEIRQLMQMFVYEMTQMMVARGGQVVFSSVQLSPGVPALWRDKPCVYRGKVWNGEQAPLRTYGEFEREVRLLFKALMEVMLEGDYWGKPFSFPKPEISIEPDFLTEDEEFNREHPDLPTYQDLYLMTFELASKYGSPYYDNQIPAYRGAGEGISCYQCCAYQFSSLADEDDLFEDKLYFREGKHFSMGSWQVMSINCPRAAYKAEGDQERLFAELKSLMDIAVELFRIKRRWMSLIRTNGRMPFAMQRPKDPNTGERGAVAVDLEGLVYTIGVVGVNEMVQHFTGHQLHESKEAFRLAVRAMTELEMYARELSKKHNMTIALARTPAETTGQRFAVADLLDERFRDHAIKVIKGNAEQALDMLGTTLDLPIYYTNGTHVTPGAPVPLTKRIEIEHVFFPVVDGGNIFHVWLGEARPDPRGLMEMAMNLCRTTQIGYFAFTRDLTVSLKEYRELKPARPDTGKTAGTSPAADRAGA, from the coding sequence ATGCTGGGCCTCCAGTCGCTCTCCGGCCCCCTGATCCGCGAGATCGTCAACATGACGCTCCTCGAGCGCGGCCTCGTCCCTTACCGCAACGTCTGCACCCGGGTAGGAACCCCGGTCTTCGACGCGCACCTCATCGACGTCGGGCGGGGGTTCGAGGCGCACGACAACGCCAACCTCCAGGAGAACGCCGAGACCTCGCACAAGAAGAAGGCGGACAAGATCAGCAAGGAGCAGTACCTCCTGCAGCTCCCCCCGGACCTTGCAGACCATCACCTCCGCGGCGATCTCCACATCCATGACCTGGAATACTTTGGAACCCGCCCGTTCTGTATCGACGGGAGCACGGTTGTGCCCCTGCGGATGGAGAACCGTGTCAGGAGCATCCTTCTTGCCGAACTCCCGATCGACGGCGATGCCTGGCTCCCGGAGGATCTCTCTGCGCTCACTCCCGGAGGATGGAGGCGCGTCGCGAAGGTGACCCGGCGGAGGGTGAACCCGGGTGAGATGCTCCGGATCCGGACATCGGGCGGACGGTCGCTCCTGGTCACCGGCGAACACCGGATCCCGATGCGGACCGGTGAGGGGATGACCATCCGTCGTGCCGACGAGGTCAGGCCCGGAGACGCCCTTTACCGGATCTCCCGAACCAGCACCGTCCGCGGAGAGACGATCGGAGCGGTCGATCTCGTCCGGGAACTACCCGCATCGGTTCCGGCCGACCTCCTCGAGAATGTCTACGTCCGCGGTGCCGAAGGGATCTTTAGCCATGTGGTGCAGAGCGGGCAGGCCGCTTCATACGCCGATATCTCGCGGGAGCTCGGCATCGAGCACCAGAAGCAGTGGTATACGCGCGGGATCATGCCGGTCGCTCTCTTTGCAGCCTTTTCCCGCCGCTACGGCATCGAGGACTACGCCGGGATCACCGTCGGGGTCGCGGGGAGCGAGCACGAACTGCCAGCCCTTCTTGCGCTTACGCCGGACCTCGTCCGGCTCCTCGGGTTCTTCGTCTCCGAGGGCAATTACAACGCCGCCCCGGCGGTCGGACAGTACAACCTCGCGATAACCGAGAACCACCAGGCGCCCGCGATCCAGGCCGCGGCATGCGCTGCCCTGAACACCTACGCGACCATCGCCGGCGGCGCTCCCGACACCACGACCATCTACGGGGTTGAGGTGGAGCGCAACCGGGCGCTGCAGGTCTACTTCGGCGGCAAAGCGGCCTACCTGCTCTTCCGTTACGTCTTCGGCATCCCGGAGGGCGCAGCAGGGAAACGCCTCCCCTGGATCGTCTACCATCTCGACGACGTCCTCCTCCACGAGTTTCTCTCCGCCCTCTTCACCGGGGACGGTTCGGCGTACTATCGCCCGGAGAAGTCGGACTGCATCGTCAACTACACCACCGCATCGCCGGCACTCCGGCAGGAACTCTCGCTCCTGCTCACCTCGCTCGGGATGACCCCCCACATCGTCGAGCTCTACGGAGAGGAAGAGCGGCGGACGCTCTACCGGCTTCAGCTCAACGGCCGGAGGAACGTCGAAACGTTCGCCCGGTATGCTACATTCCTTGATTCGCGGCAAGACCACATCGGCAGGTTCCTCTCCGCGGTAAAGGAAGGGCGGAACGCGGAACGGGAGGAGACCGTCGTCGAGGTCTCTGCGACGGAGCCCACCGGCGAGTACGTCTACGACCTCTTCCTCGACGGCGACGGGAGCGAGGAGAGCCACACGTTCTATGCATCCGACGGCCTCCTCATCCACAACTGCCAGGATTGGGACCTGCGCTACTTCCTCTACTACGGCCTGATGCCTGACGGGAACGGGACGAAAGCCTCGGTCGCCGGCCCCGCGAAGAGGGTCGAGGTGGCGGTCCTCCACGCGGTCAAGGCGCTCGGCTCCGCCCAGACGAACTTCGCCGGCGGCCAGGGCTACTACAACTTCCTCACGTTCATGGCGCCCTTCTTCGAGGGGATGGACTACGAAGAGATCAGGCAGCTGATGCAGATGTTCGTCTACGAGATGACCCAGATGATGGTCGCACGCGGCGGCCAGGTGGTCTTCTCGTCGGTTCAGCTCTCCCCGGGCGTCCCGGCCCTCTGGCGGGACAAGCCCTGTGTCTACCGCGGCAAGGTCTGGAACGGAGAACAGGCGCCGCTCAGAACCTACGGCGAGTTCGAGCGGGAGGTCCGGCTCCTCTTCAAGGCGCTGATGGAGGTGATGCTCGAGGGAGACTACTGGGGCAAACCCTTCTCCTTCCCGAAACCCGAGATCAGCATCGAGCCCGACTTCCTTACCGAGGACGAGGAGTTCAACCGCGAGCACCCAGACCTCCCTACCTACCAGGACCTCTACCTGATGACGTTCGAGCTCGCGTCCAAGTACGGCAGCCCCTACTACGACAACCAGATCCCCGCGTATCGCGGCGCCGGAGAGGGGATCTCGTGTTATCAATGCTGTGCCTACCAGTTCTCCTCCCTCGCCGACGAGGACGACCTGTTCGAGGACAAACTCTACTTCCGGGAGGGGAAGCACTTCTCGATGGGCTCCTGGCAGGTGATGTCCATCAACTGCCCGCGGGCGGCGTATAAGGCGGAAGGCGACCAGGAACGACTCTTTGCCGAACTGAAATCCCTGATGGACATCGCCGTCGAACTCTTCCGGATCAAGCGCCGCTGGATGTCCCTCATCCGGACGAACGGCAGGATGCCGTTTGCGATGCAGCGCCCGAAGGACCCGAACACCGGCGAGCGCGGCGCGGTTGCCGTAGATCTCGAAGGGCTCGTCTATACCATCGGCGTCGTCGGGGTCAACGAGATGGTGCAGCACTTCACCGGCCACCAGCTCCACGAGTCCAAGGAGGCGTTCCGCCTCGCCGTTCGGGCGATGACCGAACTCGAGATGTACGCCCGCGAACTCTCCAAGAAGCACAACATGACGATCGCCCTCGCCCGCACCCCGGCGGAGACGACCGGCCAGCGGTTCGCGGTCGCCGACCTCCTCGACGAGCGGTTCCGCGACCACGCGATCAAGGTCATCAAGGGCAACGCCGAGCAGGCGCTCGATATGCTCGGCACGACGCTCGATCTCCCCATCTACTACACCAACGGGACGCACGTCACCCCGGGAGCCCCGGTCCCGCTCACAAAAAGGATCGAGATCGAGCATGTATTCTTCCCGGTCGTCGACGGGGGGAACATCTTCCATGTCTGGCTCGGGGAGGCGCGCCCCGACCCCCGGGGACTGATGGAGATGGCGATGAACCTCTGCCGGACGACCCAGATCGGCTACTTCGCCTTCACCCGCGACCTGACGGTCTCCCTGAAGGAGTACCGGGAACTGAAACCGGCGCGCCCCGACACGGGGAAGACGGCCGGCACCTCCCCGGCGGCAGACCGGGCAGGTGCCTGA
- a CDS encoding glutaredoxin family protein: protein MTEQSGGIIISDTTQFTVYTLEFCPNCEILKAFLASRSVSFVECDMASAEALTELRINGVFVQEAPVLQKGDAFYTSADLFSGGVFQESLVADLIAEA from the coding sequence GTGACCGAACAATCCGGGGGTATTATCATTTCCGATACAACGCAATTCACCGTATACACACTGGAATTCTGCCCGAATTGCGAGATACTCAAAGCGTTCCTGGCCTCCAGGAGCGTTTCTTTCGTTGAATGCGACATGGCATCGGCCGAAGCGCTGACGGAACTCCGCATAAACGGCGTATTCGTTCAGGAAGCGCCGGTCCTGCAGAAGGGCGACGCATTCTATACGTCCGCTGATCTCTTCAGCGGAGGCGTGTTCCAGGAAAGCCTTGTCGCCGATCTGATCGCGGAGGCATAA
- the thpR gene encoding RNA 2',3'-cyclic phosphodiesterase, with protein sequence MVRTFVAIDLPEDIRERARESQEILRRSSGRLAIVDPANLHLTVKFLGEIDPAQVAPVVEALRAVRADPFSLTVGYPVCNPPRKPRVIWCDVTDGGESAALARQVDDLLVPLGFPRETRPFRPHMTLARVKEFHPSQCREVESTPREPLGTCRVASIKLKKSTLTPRGSIYEDLVEVVF encoded by the coding sequence ATGGTCAGGACGTTCGTTGCAATCGATCTTCCGGAGGATATCCGGGAGCGCGCCCGTGAGTCCCAGGAGATCTTGAGACGGTCGTCCGGACGGCTTGCCATCGTCGACCCTGCAAACCTCCATCTCACGGTGAAGTTCCTCGGAGAGATCGATCCGGCGCAGGTTGCTCCGGTTGTCGAGGCGCTCCGGGCCGTCCGGGCAGATCCTTTCAGCCTGACGGTCGGGTACCCGGTCTGCAACCCGCCGCGGAAGCCGCGGGTGATCTGGTGCGACGTCACGGACGGCGGGGAGAGCGCCGCACTCGCCCGGCAGGTGGACGATCTTCTTGTGCCGCTCGGGTTCCCCCGGGAGACGCGTCCTTTCCGCCCCCACATGACACTTGCCCGGGTGAAAGAGTTTCACCCCTCGCAGTGCCGCGAAGTGGAATCTACTCCACGCGAACCGCTCGGAACCTGCCGGGTGGCGAGCATCAAACTCAAGAAGAGCACGCTGACGCCCCGGGGATCGATCTACGAAGATCTTGTGGAGGTCGTGTTTTGA
- the cca gene encoding CCA tRNA nucleotidyltransferase gives MTRCPCEEVVLNKIRPTPEERTYVRTIGQQLIEAVERSGKAKAMMVGSVARDTFVRGDRDLDIFMLFDPALSREDLQEQGLALAHRIAEEFGATWREKYAEHPYVNATVDSLDIDLVPCYAVASATEIKSAVDRTPFHTRYILGHIGGYADDVLLFKQFAKSGGVYGSDHMTEGFSGYLCEVLTIYYGGFHPLLRAAACWKPGDVIDIEGHGAKEFEDPLVVIDPVDPERNVAAALSLSRMFEFVELARGYLAEPSEAFFCRPASPPLTREVFARLLAARGTHLFSLTFATPDYTPDTVVPQLRKSAESIRELLERSGFPVNRIDVCMGKERCMLLFELMADTVPVVRRHIGPPLSTRENAEKFLAKYVQEEVFAGPYVEDGRYVVEVPRTFTRAVDLLRSKTLLDVALGKHVRRSMKQGWTVKGGAECWDEEFAVFVSRFLDRASPLARIKRTTGK, from the coding sequence TTGACCCGGTGTCCCTGCGAGGAGGTGGTGCTCAATAAGATCCGCCCCACGCCCGAGGAGCGGACATACGTCCGTACGATCGGACAGCAACTGATCGAGGCGGTGGAGCGTTCGGGAAAGGCAAAGGCGATGATGGTGGGCTCGGTCGCCCGCGACACCTTCGTCCGCGGCGACCGGGATCTCGATATATTCATGCTCTTCGATCCCGCTCTCTCCCGGGAGGATCTGCAGGAGCAGGGATTGGCCCTCGCGCACCGGATCGCGGAGGAGTTCGGCGCGACCTGGCGCGAGAAGTACGCGGAGCACCCCTACGTCAACGCGACGGTCGACTCGCTGGACATCGATCTCGTCCCCTGCTACGCCGTCGCGAGCGCCACCGAGATCAAGAGCGCCGTAGACCGGACGCCGTTTCACACCCGCTACATCCTCGGCCACATCGGCGGTTACGCCGACGACGTTCTCCTCTTCAAACAGTTCGCGAAGTCGGGTGGGGTCTACGGCTCGGATCACATGACCGAGGGGTTTTCCGGCTACCTCTGCGAAGTTCTGACGATCTACTACGGGGGATTCCACCCGCTTCTTCGCGCCGCCGCCTGCTGGAAGCCCGGGGATGTGATCGATATCGAGGGGCACGGGGCGAAGGAGTTCGAAGATCCGCTCGTCGTCATCGATCCGGTCGATCCGGAGCGGAACGTGGCGGCGGCGCTCTCGCTCTCGCGGATGTTCGAGTTCGTGGAACTCGCCCGCGGCTACCTCGCCGAGCCGTCGGAGGCGTTCTTCTGCCGCCCGGCCTCCCCGCCGCTCACCCGGGAGGTCTTCGCCCGCCTTCTTGCCGCGCGCGGAACGCACCTCTTCTCATTAACGTTTGCAACACCGGACTACACACCCGACACGGTGGTCCCCCAGCTCAGGAAATCCGCCGAGTCGATCCGTGAACTCCTTGAGCGGAGCGGGTTTCCGGTCAACCGCATCGACGTCTGCATGGGAAAAGAGCGGTGCATGCTCCTCTTCGAGCTGATGGCCGATACCGTCCCGGTGGTGCGCCGGCATATCGGCCCGCCGCTCTCGACGCGGGAGAACGCCGAGAAGTTCCTCGCGAAGTACGTCCAGGAAGAGGTCTTCGCCGGCCCCTATGTGGAGGACGGCCGCTACGTGGTGGAAGTCCCTCGCACGTTCACCCGGGCCGTCGACCTGCTGCGGTCGAAGACGCTCTTAGACGTGGCGCTCGGCAAGCACGTCCGCCGCTCGATGAAGCAGGGCTGGACGGTGAAGGGCGGTGCGGAGTGCTGGGACGAGGAGTTTGCCGTCTTCGTCTCGAGGTTCCTCGACCGGGCATCGCCGCTTGCGAGGATCAAGCGGACGACGGGGAAGTAG
- a CDS encoding Coenzyme F420 hydrogenase/dehydrogenase, beta subunit C-terminal domain, producing MEMKTFKDLKSEVWDTELCSGCGACVAVCPADALRFEPGNTDTPVNIGYCKAENDGVPCGACYAACPRVEIVEQGKMLGLYQDIVAARAVFPVERKQSGGAVTAILVNALDEGLIDAVVTVTRDPWTMKPSSAVITASEELVQHAGSRYSWWVPLLASLKEAVVTRKYRRVAVVGVPCVARATQAIRASDHELLQPYAKAIRLVIGLFCTETFDYAKLVEGKLQSEKKIAPWEIRHLDIKGKLDVYLQDERHISIPLAELEESVRPGCRVCTDFTAVNADVSAGAVGSPDGYTTLVIRNDIGRGFVDRAVWQGKLATGSAVDLPVIEQLAARKAQRRQE from the coding sequence ATGGAGATGAAGACATTCAAGGACCTGAAGTCGGAGGTCTGGGATACGGAACTCTGCTCCGGGTGCGGGGCGTGCGTGGCGGTCTGTCCGGCGGATGCCCTCCGGTTCGAGCCGGGGAACACCGATACGCCGGTGAACATCGGCTACTGCAAGGCCGAGAACGACGGCGTGCCCTGCGGGGCGTGCTACGCGGCCTGTCCGCGGGTCGAGATCGTAGAGCAGGGGAAGATGCTCGGGCTGTACCAGGATATCGTTGCAGCCCGGGCGGTATTCCCGGTTGAGCGGAAGCAGAGCGGCGGCGCAGTGACGGCGATCCTCGTCAATGCGCTCGACGAGGGGCTCATCGACGCGGTCGTCACCGTGACGAGAGACCCCTGGACGATGAAACCGTCCTCAGCGGTGATCACCGCTTCGGAGGAACTCGTCCAGCACGCCGGGAGCCGCTACTCCTGGTGGGTGCCGCTCCTTGCATCCCTCAAGGAAGCCGTGGTCACCCGGAAGTACCGCCGCGTCGCCGTCGTGGGCGTGCCCTGCGTGGCGCGGGCAACCCAGGCGATCCGGGCGAGCGACCACGAACTCCTCCAGCCCTACGCAAAGGCGATTCGGCTCGTGATCGGCCTCTTCTGCACGGAGACCTTCGACTACGCGAAACTGGTCGAGGGGAAACTGCAGTCCGAGAAGAAGATCGCGCCCTGGGAGATCCGCCACCTGGACATCAAGGGCAAACTGGACGTCTACCTGCAGGACGAGCGGCACATCTCCATCCCGCTCGCGGAGCTGGAGGAGTCCGTCCGCCCCGGGTGCCGGGTCTGCACCGACTTTACAGCGGTGAACGCAGACGTCTCGGCGGGTGCCGTCGGGTCGCCGGACGGATACACGACCCTTGTTATCCGGAACGATATCGGGAGAGGATTCGTCGACCGTGCAGTCTGGCAGGGGAAACTCGCGACCGGCAGCGCTGTCGATCTCCCCGTCATCGAGCAGCTGGCCGCGCGGAAGGCGCAGCGCCGGCAGGAATAA
- a CDS encoding GltB/FmdC/FwdC-like GXGXG domain-containing protein has protein sequence MAKQVKIDAKGLHYTPLNQQIRKAIEDGADEIVVDNVLGQRFIGDGLRGNATIRVNGVAGGDLAMFMSGPTVIVDGNAEHAPGNTMDSGKVVIHGSAGDAVAHSMRGGKVFVRGDIGYRGGIHMKQYETQRPILVVGGSAQTFLGEYMAGGLLLVLGLDGAMKAREIGSGIHGGEIVIRGDVDDACLAAGAKKLPLTDEDRKRIAPVIREFAADFGLDAEPLVKANYTRIVPASARPFAGKYTWE, from the coding sequence ATGGCAAAACAGGTCAAGATCGATGCAAAGGGGCTGCATTACACCCCCTTAAACCAGCAGATCAGGAAGGCCATCGAGGACGGAGCCGACGAGATCGTCGTCGACAACGTCCTCGGACAGCGGTTCATCGGTGACGGTCTCCGCGGGAACGCCACCATCCGGGTCAACGGCGTCGCGGGCGGGGATCTCGCCATGTTCATGAGCGGCCCGACCGTCATCGTCGACGGCAACGCGGAGCACGCGCCCGGCAACACGATGGATTCCGGGAAAGTGGTGATCCACGGGAGCGCCGGCGATGCGGTGGCGCACAGCATGCGGGGCGGCAAGGTCTTCGTCCGCGGAGACATTGGCTACCGGGGCGGAATCCACATGAAGCAGTACGAGACGCAGCGACCGATACTGGTCGTCGGCGGATCGGCACAGACGTTCCTCGGCGAGTACATGGCAGGCGGCCTCCTGCTCGTCCTCGGTCTCGACGGGGCCATGAAAGCCCGGGAGATCGGGAGCGGGATCCACGGCGGCGAGATCGTCATCCGTGGAGACGTGGACGACGCCTGCCTCGCTGCAGGGGCAAAGAAACTGCCGCTCACCGATGAGGACAGGAAACGGATCGCCCCGGTCATCCGGGAGTTTGCAGCCGACTTCGGGCTCGATGCAGAGCCGCTCGTAAAGGCGAACTACACCCGGATCGTTCCTGCGAGCGCAAGGCCCTTTGCCGGGAAGTATACGTGGGAGTGA
- a CDS encoding glutamate synthase-related protein → MSSNFGSMPLRYRVTIDREQCMECGRCIENCSYGVFRRDGDRILINSRNCTACHRCLTYCPRDAIMLQEHPCDYRSHPVWTRSVRESIYNQARTGKIILAGMGSVSNLPIIFDHLMLDACQVTTPPTDPLREPVELRTYLGKKPAKLDFTQKPNGDVELSTELTPNLMLETPIMLGHMSYGALSLNAHVAMARAAKETGTFMGTGEGGLHPGLYPYQDRMIVQVASGRFGVNIDYLERGAAIELKLGQGAKPGIGGHLPGEKVSADVSRTRMIPQGSDAISPAPHHDIYGIEDLPQLVNSVKEATEYKKPIFAKIAAVNNNAENVAAVARSGVDAIAIDGFRGGTGAAPRVFRDHVGIPIEVAIATADKELRKQGLRNEVSLIACGSIRESTDVVKAIALGADAVYIATAALAAMGCRVCGNCYQGLCTWGIATQRPDLVARLDPDVASKQVANLIHAWTLEITELMGAAGINSIESLRGNRDRLRGYMLDEGLLETLDVKSVGA, encoded by the coding sequence ATGAGCAGCAACTTCGGCAGCATGCCGCTCCGCTATCGGGTCACGATCGACCGGGAGCAGTGCATGGAGTGCGGACGGTGCATCGAGAACTGTTCCTATGGCGTCTTCCGGCGGGACGGCGACAGGATCCTGATCAACTCCCGGAACTGCACCGCCTGCCACCGGTGCCTCACCTACTGTCCCCGGGACGCCATCATGCTCCAGGAGCACCCCTGCGACTACCGGAGCCACCCGGTCTGGACCAGGTCGGTCAGGGAGTCGATCTACAACCAGGCCCGGACGGGGAAGATCATCCTCGCCGGGATGGGCAGCGTCTCGAACCTCCCGATCATCTTCGATCACCTGATGCTGGACGCCTGCCAGGTGACCACGCCCCCGACCGATCCGCTCCGCGAGCCCGTCGAACTCCGGACTTACCTCGGGAAGAAGCCGGCGAAGCTGGACTTCACGCAGAAGCCGAACGGCGACGTCGAACTCTCCACGGAGCTCACGCCGAACCTCATGCTCGAGACGCCGATCATGCTCGGCCACATGAGTTACGGTGCGCTCAGCCTCAATGCCCACGTGGCAATGGCCCGGGCAGCAAAGGAGACCGGCACCTTCATGGGTACCGGTGAGGGCGGACTGCATCCCGGTCTTTACCCCTACCAGGACAGGATGATCGTCCAGGTCGCGTCCGGGCGGTTCGGCGTGAACATCGACTACCTGGAGCGGGGCGCCGCTATCGAACTCAAACTCGGACAGGGCGCAAAACCCGGCATCGGCGGGCACCTCCCGGGTGAGAAGGTGAGTGCGGACGTCTCCAGAACAAGGATGATCCCGCAGGGCAGCGACGCGATCAGCCCCGCGCCGCACCACGACATCTACGGCATCGAGGACCTCCCCCAGCTCGTCAACTCCGTCAAGGAAGCGACGGAGTACAAGAAGCCGATCTTTGCGAAGATTGCCGCCGTCAACAACAACGCCGAGAACGTGGCGGCCGTTGCCCGTTCCGGGGTGGACGCCATCGCCATCGATGGGTTCCGGGGCGGCACCGGTGCGGCACCGCGGGTCTTCCGCGACCACGTCGGTATCCCGATCGAGGTCGCCATCGCGACCGCCGATAAGGAACTCCGCAAGCAGGGCCTCAGGAACGAGGTCTCCCTCATCGCCTGCGGCAGCATCCGGGAGAGCACGGACGTCGTGAAGGCGATTGCCCTCGGTGCGGACGCAGTCTACATCGCAACCGCAGCCCTCGCGGCGATGGGATGCCGGGTCTGTGGGAACTGCTACCAGGGCCTCTGCACCTGGGGAATCGCCACCCAGCGCCCTGACCTCGTGGCGCGCCTGGACCCCGACGTGGCATCGAAACAGGTGGCAAACCTGATCCACGCCTGGACGCTCGAGATCACCGAACTGATGGGCGCGGCCGGTATCAACAGCATCGAGAGCCTGCGCGGCAACCGCGACCGGCTCCGGGGCTACATGCTTGACGAAGGGCTCCTCGAAACTCTCGACGTCAAGTCGGTGGGAGCGTGA
- a CDS encoding class II glutamine amidotransferase domain-containing protein, which translates to MCGIFGVMDKRRQMMDGSGIREALTMMNERGSGEGAGYVAYGIYPDYPDCYALHVFFDRACESKATVDATLEQWGTIEHDEAIPTCDQPNLKANCTPWRYFFKPDASLAPGSASPEKDVVTNLVMQINASANGAEVVSSGKNVGLFKASGWPVDVANYYRIEDYEGYIWLAHNRYATSCPELWERPDPFNLHDWSVVENGKTTTYGANRRYVESQGYTCSTGTDSEVIAYLIDLLTRKHGLGIDLAIRALAPPYWDEIDRMPEAKQKLNRALRFAYGSATMNGPFTVVAANPDMMVGFTDRGKLRPMVVGECGDRLYIASEETAIRAMEPCVESITRPAAGEPVIGRVAP; encoded by the coding sequence ATGTGCGGCATTTTTGGTGTAATGGATAAGAGGCGCCAGATGATGGACGGTTCCGGCATCCGGGAAGCCCTTACCATGATGAACGAGCGCGGCAGCGGCGAAGGGGCGGGGTACGTCGCCTACGGCATCTACCCCGACTACCCGGACTGCTACGCGCTCCATGTCTTCTTCGACAGAGCATGCGAGAGCAAAGCGACTGTCGACGCAACACTGGAGCAGTGGGGAACGATCGAACACGACGAAGCGATCCCCACCTGCGACCAGCCGAATCTCAAGGCAAACTGTACGCCCTGGCGTTACTTCTTCAAGCCCGACGCTTCCCTTGCTCCGGGAAGCGCGTCGCCGGAAAAAGACGTCGTCACGAATCTCGTGATGCAGATCAACGCGAGTGCGAACGGTGCCGAGGTTGTCTCGTCCGGCAAGAACGTCGGCCTCTTCAAGGCCAGCGGCTGGCCGGTGGATGTGGCGAACTACTACCGGATCGAGGACTACGAGGGCTACATCTGGCTCGCGCACAACCGCTACGCGACGAGCTGTCCTGAGTTGTGGGAACGGCCCGATCCGTTCAACCTGCACGACTGGAGTGTCGTCGAGAACGGAAAGACCACCACCTACGGGGCAAACCGGCGCTACGTCGAGAGCCAGGGCTACACCTGCTCGACCGGCACCGACAGCGAGGTTATCGCCTACTTAATCGACCTTCTGACGCGTAAGCACGGTCTCGGGATCGACCTCGCCATCCGCGCGCTCGCTCCGCCCTACTGGGATGAGATCGACCGGATGCCCGAAGCCAAGCAGAAACTGAACCGCGCGCTCCGGTTCGCCTACGGCTCCGCGACGATGAACGGGCCGTTCACTGTCGTGGCCGCGAACCCCGACATGATGGTCGGGTTCACCGACCGGGGCAAGCTCCGGCCGATGGTCGTCGGCGAGTGCGGCGACCGTCTCTACATCGCAAGCGAAGAGACGGCGATCCGGGCGATGGAGCCCTGCGTCGAGTCTATCACGAGACCGGCTGCAGGAGAGCCGGTTATCGGGAGGGTTGCCCCATGA